One genomic region from Spirulina subsalsa PCC 9445 encodes:
- a CDS encoding TenA family protein, protein MGLSQQLWQLNCYYQQACLNHPFVQGIYEGILPPEKFAFYVGQDAFFLEAFARAYSIAAAKAPDQEGFTQLYHLAGGVLEELKLHQQYASQWGVNLTNIRPSPATRQYTDFLLATAWGNTVGLTTVAMTPCMRLYAYIGQQLAQGGIPDHQYGEWVRTYSSPEFEDLAQTLEGLVNRYAPDTPETQGTYEYALICEERFFQAAFEWNSPDASA, encoded by the coding sequence ATGGGCTTAAGTCAACAACTCTGGCAACTCAATTGTTATTATCAACAAGCTTGTTTGAATCATCCCTTTGTGCAGGGAATTTATGAAGGAATCCTACCCCCAGAAAAATTTGCCTTTTATGTGGGGCAAGATGCCTTTTTCTTAGAAGCCTTTGCCCGCGCTTATAGTATTGCCGCCGCCAAAGCCCCGGATCAAGAGGGCTTCACCCAACTTTATCATCTGGCCGGGGGAGTGTTGGAGGAGTTAAAACTCCATCAACAGTATGCCAGCCAGTGGGGGGTTAATTTAACCAATATTCGCCCCAGTCCGGCCACTCGCCAGTATACAGACTTTTTGTTAGCCACCGCTTGGGGAAACACCGTCGGCCTGACCACGGTAGCCATGACCCCTTGTATGCGTCTATATGCTTATATTGGGCAACAACTCGCCCAAGGGGGCATTCCCGATCATCAGTATGGGGAATGGGTGCGCACCTATAGCAGTCCAGAATTTGAGGATTTAGCCCAAACTTTGGAAGGTTTAGTCAACCGTTACGCACCAGACACCCCAGAAACCCAAGGGACTTATGAATATGCCTTAATTTGTGAAGAACGCTTTTTTCAAGCTGCTTTTGAGTGGAATTCTCCTGATGCGTCTGCCTGA
- a CDS encoding mechanosensitive ion channel family protein gives MPISRRMNSLVIPHSSWKSLLLGLVTALFCLVTPGVGFPQTPFTETEPIKAPVVLGDQTLFTLEQGIGELSVQERARTTSDRLTKAANDLSIPLSSLRQEEVGDMTNLAIGDQVLLTLTELDATAQEQTRQQLARTYLVVFDRAIRQYRQERSVQNLVVSGLWTALATLLLFLGLSQINKKVNLLVKKVNLSYQEKRLGIAIQNQQILNPQRVQHWLLRGIQWLKLGLSFIWLTLYIILVLCLFPWTKGIGWQIVQFLGYTLGIFSPIFWAELLKLIGLGVVLFITAILLRVAHKLSVKVAQEEIKLEQFDPSWAWPTYQLARLGIVTLAFVVAYPFLPFIASPLLSGVFLLLLGIGLWGSRDFIQDAIAGFFLTYNRPYTLGDRVQIGEIKGTILEKNLLTVRIRTIKNEIVTLPHHLLNQRVVINYSTALREKKQPLLLHTTIQISYEVPWQIVHKVLLNAAAQTRYILTDPASFVLQTQLDSQAVLYELNAYTNAPTVMEKIYSELHQNIQDLCTEAQIELLTPTYRILRDYEPRIMADEDVP, from the coding sequence ATGCCAATTAGTCGCCGCATGAACTCTCTTGTAATCCCTCATTCATCCTGGAAAAGTCTGCTGTTGGGACTGGTGACAGCCCTCTTTTGTTTAGTAACTCCGGGGGTCGGTTTTCCCCAAACTCCCTTTACTGAAACCGAACCGATTAAAGCCCCTGTCGTCTTGGGGGATCAAACCCTCTTTACTCTAGAACAAGGCATTGGGGAATTATCGGTACAGGAACGAGCCAGAACAACTAGCGATCGCCTCACGAAAGCCGCTAATGACCTATCCATCCCCCTCAGTTCCCTCCGACAGGAGGAGGTGGGAGACATGACTAACCTCGCTATTGGCGATCAAGTCCTACTCACCCTCACAGAACTTGATGCAACCGCTCAAGAGCAAACAAGGCAACAGTTAGCCCGAACCTACTTAGTCGTGTTCGACCGAGCCATTCGTCAATACCGCCAAGAACGTAGCGTTCAAAATCTGGTCGTTAGCGGTTTATGGACAGCACTGGCCACCCTACTACTCTTCTTAGGTTTATCACAGATTAACAAAAAAGTCAATTTGTTAGTGAAAAAAGTTAACCTTTCTTATCAAGAAAAACGCCTAGGAATAGCCATTCAAAATCAACAAATCTTGAACCCCCAGCGCGTGCAGCATTGGCTTTTGAGGGGTATTCAATGGCTTAAACTAGGATTGTCTTTCATTTGGCTGACTCTCTATATAATCTTGGTTTTATGCCTATTTCCTTGGACGAAGGGCATCGGTTGGCAAATTGTGCAGTTTTTGGGCTATACATTAGGTATTTTTAGCCCTATTTTTTGGGCAGAATTATTAAAACTGATAGGCTTAGGGGTTGTGTTATTCATCACCGCCATTCTCCTGAGAGTTGCCCATAAATTGAGTGTAAAAGTTGCCCAAGAAGAGATTAAACTAGAACAATTTGATCCCAGTTGGGCATGGCCGACTTACCAGTTAGCGCGACTGGGTATTGTTACCCTTGCCTTTGTTGTGGCTTATCCCTTTTTGCCCTTTATTGCTTCCCCCCTGTTAAGCGGTGTGTTCCTGTTGTTGCTAGGGATTGGGCTATGGGGGAGTCGTGATTTTATTCAGGATGCGATCGCCGGATTTTTTCTCACCTACAATCGTCCTTATACCCTAGGCGATCGGGTACAAATTGGGGAGATTAAAGGCACAATCTTAGAAAAGAATTTATTGACAGTGCGCATTCGGACCATTAAAAATGAAATTGTCACCCTACCCCACCACCTTTTAAACCAGAGGGTGGTGATTAACTACAGCACCGCCTTACGCGAGAAAAAACAGCCCCTATTATTACATACCACCATCCAGATTAGCTATGAGGTTCCTTGGCAGATTGTCCATAAAGTCTTGCTCAATGCGGCGGCACAGACTCGTTATATTTTGACCGATCCTGCCAGTTTTGTTCTACAAACCCAACTGGATTCTCAAGCTGTTTTGTATGAATTAAATGCCTATACAAACGCGCCCACCGTCATGGAGAAAATTTACTCAGAACTGCACCAGAATATACAGGATTTATGCACTGAAGCCCAGATTGAGTTATTAACGCCAACCTATAGAATTCTGCGGGATTATGAACCTAGAATTATGGCCGATGAAGACGTACCATAG
- a CDS encoding AEC family transporter, with amino-acid sequence MFDLSAQLIPLYTKLIGGVLVGWLLGRTLPQSTCTNLGKFLFWVGVPLGNIIFLRWADLSNTLWISPLIALIAIVSGATLAAIWLKLQSHDWTSPRQGSFVLTSMVGNTGYLGYPIVLTLAGEQHFALALFYDMFGTVVGAYGLGVILAAYFGKATKQHWELFIETLRNPIWWAFAFGLFFRQVVLPVPVESTLKGIGWGVISLSLVLIGMRLSQLHSFRQWRSVSISLGIKMILIPLVFGLILAGLGIRGMTQLVLVLQMAMPPAFATLVLTETYALDWELTVSAIAIGSMGLLLTLPVWVFLFG; translated from the coding sequence ATGTTTGATTTAAGCGCCCAACTTATTCCGTTGTACACCAAACTCATTGGCGGGGTGTTAGTGGGCTGGCTTTTAGGCCGAACGTTACCACAATCCACCTGTACAAACTTAGGAAAATTTCTCTTCTGGGTAGGAGTTCCTTTGGGTAATATTATTTTCCTCCGTTGGGCGGATTTATCGAATACCCTTTGGATTTCTCCCCTCATTGCCCTCATTGCCATTGTATCGGGAGCAACCTTAGCGGCAATCTGGTTAAAATTGCAGTCTCATGATTGGACTTCTCCCCGTCAGGGGAGTTTTGTCCTTACGTCTATGGTGGGCAATACCGGATATTTAGGCTATCCCATTGTTCTCACCCTTGCCGGAGAACAACATTTTGCCCTAGCCTTGTTTTACGATATGTTTGGAACGGTTGTTGGTGCCTATGGTTTAGGCGTGATTCTGGCGGCCTATTTTGGCAAAGCGACTAAACAACATTGGGAACTGTTTATCGAAACACTCCGTAATCCGATTTGGTGGGCGTTTGCCTTTGGTTTATTCTTCCGTCAAGTGGTTTTACCTGTCCCGGTTGAAAGCACCCTGAAAGGGATTGGTTGGGGGGTGATTAGCCTCTCCTTGGTCTTAATTGGAATGCGTTTAAGTCAATTGCACTCTTTCCGTCAATGGCGGTCAGTTTCCATTAGTTTGGGCATTAAAATGATTCTGATTCCCCTGGTTTTTGGCTTAATTTTAGCCGGATTGGGGATTCGTGGCATGACTCAGTTAGTCCTGGTGTTACAGATGGCAATGCCCCCTGCTTTTGCGACGCTGGTTTTAACGGAAACCTATGCTTTAGATTGGGAATTAACGGTCAGTGCGATCGCCATTGGGTCGATGGGTTTACTTCTAACCCTTCCGGTGTGGGTGTTTTTATTTGGTTAA
- a CDS encoding LysR family transcriptional regulator — MRIEQLQAFLAVAQQGSFGQAARLCGITQSTISRQIQALESELGLALLHRTSQTKLTLAGEQLFPRAKRICQEWENALRDLTELREGKQPELCVAAIHSVCSYHLPPVLLEFCQQYPQVQLRVTALGSDRAIKVLRDSLVDVAIVMNNPLLTTSPEMIVDSLYEEPVEVLMAAGHPLASYNEVPWSELVHYPQVVFKDGYGMQRLVQERFNKLGATLQAAMELNTLDAFRGVVRQGKMIALLPQSALLESRKDPSLAVRSLGNSSVLVTCPPLTRQVVLVTTRDRLEIPPIQHFCHLVKQMLLISPESRESVPLLAE; from the coding sequence ATGCGCATCGAGCAGTTGCAGGCATTTTTAGCGGTGGCACAGCAGGGAAGTTTTGGACAAGCGGCCCGACTCTGTGGGATTACTCAGTCCACCATCAGCCGACAAATTCAGGCTTTAGAGTCAGAGTTAGGTTTAGCACTGTTACACCGAACGAGTCAAACGAAGTTAACTTTAGCGGGGGAGCAGTTATTTCCCCGAGCGAAACGCATCTGTCAGGAATGGGAAAATGCGCTAAGGGACTTAACGGAGTTGCGGGAGGGGAAACAGCCAGAACTTTGTGTGGCGGCGATTCATTCGGTTTGTTCTTATCATTTGCCTCCAGTTTTATTAGAGTTTTGTCAGCAGTATCCCCAAGTGCAGTTACGGGTGACGGCATTAGGGAGCGATCGCGCGATTAAAGTTCTGCGGGATAGTTTAGTAGATGTGGCGATTGTGATGAACAATCCTCTATTAACCACATCCCCCGAGATGATTGTGGATTCCCTCTATGAGGAACCGGTAGAAGTGTTAATGGCGGCTGGACACCCCCTCGCATCCTATAATGAGGTGCCTTGGTCGGAATTAGTCCATTATCCTCAAGTCGTGTTTAAAGATGGCTATGGGATGCAGCGCTTAGTCCAAGAGCGCTTTAATAAATTAGGAGCGACCCTACAAGCGGCAATGGAATTAAATACCCTTGATGCGTTTCGGGGGGTAGTGCGACAAGGAAAAATGATTGCTTTATTGCCCCAGTCCGCTTTACTCGAATCAAGGAAAGATCCCTCCTTAGCGGTGCGTTCTCTTGGGAATTCTTCCGTTTTAGTGACTTGTCCTCCCCTGACTCGTCAAGTGGTTTTAGTGACGACTCGCGATCGCCTTGAGATTCCCCCCATCCAGCATTTTTGTCATTTAGTCAAACAGATGTTATTGATCTCTCCCGAGTCTAGGGAATCTGTTCCCCTACTGGCAGAATGA
- a CDS encoding pentapeptide repeat-containing protein yields MRNNMDYYYKVLELEPGASLEEVNQAYKDLAFIWHPDRIPHDNPRLLQKAVEKLKAINEARDYLRSIQRSNPVAEAKKAAYSRPAASYSSGVNSGYGASNSGYSAYGYSSASRATYTRPHERHSTPNATPRSEWDPCYETKHSESRRSSNTPPPSSNWDPCYETKRSHTPPPSDPTPQPHYRRPYYADYSGQDFKGADLTEKDLSGRNFQGADFSGANLSDTFLHGVNFESANLSQANLFRANLLQANLRGANLQEANLIGADFSGADLREADLRNAKVGKGDRLFIKLTGAKLSGAILPDGRIHL; encoded by the coding sequence ATGAGAAACAATATGGATTACTACTACAAGGTTTTGGAGTTAGAACCCGGTGCATCGTTGGAAGAAGTGAACCAAGCTTATAAGGACTTGGCTTTTATTTGGCATCCCGACCGCATTCCCCATGATAATCCTAGATTGTTACAGAAGGCGGTGGAGAAGCTAAAGGCGATTAATGAAGCACGGGATTATTTACGGTCTATTCAACGGTCTAATCCGGTGGCAGAAGCGAAAAAAGCGGCCTATAGTCGTCCTGCGGCGAGTTATTCTAGTGGGGTGAATTCGGGCTATGGGGCTTCTAATTCGGGGTATTCTGCCTATGGGTACTCTTCAGCTTCTCGTGCGACTTATACACGACCTCATGAACGCCATTCTACCCCGAATGCTACTCCTCGATCGGAGTGGGATCCCTGTTATGAAACTAAGCATTCTGAGAGTCGGCGATCTAGCAACACTCCCCCCCCTTCCTCCAATTGGGATCCCTGTTATGAAACTAAGCGATCGCACACCCCCCCTCCAAGTGACCCCACCCCTCAACCCCACTACCGTAGACCCTACTATGCTGACTACAGTGGTCAAGACTTTAAAGGGGCAGATTTAACCGAAAAAGACCTCTCAGGACGCAATTTTCAAGGGGCGGATTTTAGTGGGGCTAACTTGAGTGATACGTTTCTCCACGGGGTTAATTTTGAGTCCGCCAATTTATCTCAAGCCAATTTGTTTCGGGCGAATTTGTTACAGGCTAATTTACGCGGGGCTAATCTCCAAGAAGCGAACTTAATTGGGGCTGATTTTAGCGGGGCAGACCTACGGGAGGCAGACTTACGCAATGCCAAAGTGGGCAAAGGCGATCGCCTCTTTATTAAACTCACCGGGGCGAAACTCTCCGGCGCTATTCTCCCCGATGGTCGCATTCACTTGTAG
- a CDS encoding thioredoxin family protein: MTNPTTNPTEPNPKPYQRLRNLVLALVAVLLSATLVWGLQTETGVSSLETQAAQATPLEVALHNGKPTLMEFYANWCTSCQAMAKDLGEVKADYENQVNFVMLNVDNTKWLPEVLRYRVDGIPHFVYFNAQGEAIAQTIGEQPKPILQADLEALIAQQTLPYANQSGKVSAFQAKVKPQSGEDPRSHGGS, translated from the coding sequence ATGACAAATCCTACAACCAATCCCACAGAACCCAATCCTAAACCCTATCAACGGCTACGCAATCTTGTTTTAGCCCTGGTAGCGGTGTTATTGAGTGCTACCCTCGTTTGGGGCCTGCAAACTGAAACGGGGGTATCTTCCCTTGAAACCCAGGCCGCCCAAGCCACCCCCCTAGAAGTCGCCTTACACAACGGCAAACCCACACTGATGGAATTTTATGCCAATTGGTGTACCAGTTGTCAGGCGATGGCGAAAGATTTAGGGGAAGTCAAGGCCGACTATGAGAACCAGGTCAACTTTGTGATGTTGAATGTAGACAATACTAAATGGTTGCCCGAGGTGTTGCGCTATCGAGTGGATGGGATTCCCCATTTTGTCTATTTTAACGCTCAGGGAGAGGCGATCGCCCAAACCATCGGAGAACAGCCCAAACCCATTCTCCAAGCCGATCTAGAGGCTCTCATTGCCCAGCAAACTCTCCCCTACGCCAACCAAAGCGGGAAAGTGTCCGCCTTTCAAGCCAAGGTAAAACCCCAAAGCGGCGAAGATCCCCGTAGTCATGGCGGGTCTTAA
- a CDS encoding DUF4278 domain-containing protein — protein MHLSFLGNHYPSQGKIIETVTTDTVASFLGNRYYLHRPVQMPPSSYLGLRKYRGVTY, from the coding sequence ATGCACTTATCCTTCCTCGGCAATCATTATCCATCCCAAGGTAAAATCATTGAAACAGTTACAACTGATACTGTCGCCAGCTTCTTAGGGAATCGCTACTATCTGCATCGCCCCGTACAAATGCCCCCCTCTTCCTATTTAGGATTGCGAAAATATCGTGGAGTGACTTACTAA
- a CDS encoding CPBP family intramembrane glutamic endopeptidase, whose translation MTPKRIILILLTGLAVAKLLFSLLFSVNQPQVQSRLQLYQTNLILQAAELQVEGESDPLPLQYLLGENPYSQAQEQYEQASGEIHRNFEQLESQLKTLLETDSGAGDPQLLVTDNPSTDAQPRLQNALGEMTRLQAEIGLNKGILQAKQEQVKAAQDTWEEVMLIHPGSHWEATARVLMGLWSAAPLIAPDGESLIQSHLQGWFRDESLSQLYQVQGNSSALAALVTQRQQAAEQALLRLILIGGIPFLGGILGVVILVGLILGLILHKERSLLAGTQNALWETPWDGEIIWQVLIVGFFFISQILLPEFLPLIVQGIGLDPLSFDLRGKAFYVLTSYVLMMVGGLGVLYLSLKPFFPLPDGWFKVKWLSNWPLWGVGGYFAAIPLVVVISLVNQQIWQGQGGSNPIISLALQSQDTLALLIFFSTASLAAPLFEEIIFRGFFLPSLTRYIPVWGAITLSSLVFAIAHLNISEVLPLTVLGMVLGFVYVRSRNLLASICLHSLWNSGTLLSLFLLGNS comes from the coding sequence ATGACCCCAAAACGCATTATTTTAATTCTCCTCACTGGCCTAGCTGTGGCGAAACTCCTCTTTTCCCTGCTATTCAGTGTCAACCAACCCCAAGTTCAAAGCCGTTTGCAACTCTATCAAACCAATTTGATCTTACAGGCGGCAGAATTACAAGTTGAAGGGGAGTCTGACCCACTCCCCTTACAATATCTGTTAGGAGAAAACCCCTACAGCCAGGCGCAAGAGCAATATGAACAGGCATCAGGGGAAATCCACCGCAATTTCGAGCAACTCGAAAGTCAACTAAAAACCCTGTTAGAAACGGACTCTGGGGCTGGAGATCCTCAGCTACTGGTCACAGATAATCCCTCCACCGATGCTCAACCCCGTTTACAAAACGCCCTGGGAGAAATGACCCGATTACAGGCAGAAATTGGCTTAAATAAGGGCATTTTACAGGCGAAACAAGAGCAAGTTAAGGCCGCCCAAGACACTTGGGAAGAAGTCATGCTGATCCATCCCGGTAGTCATTGGGAAGCAACGGCACGGGTTTTAATGGGTTTATGGTCAGCGGCTCCCTTAATTGCTCCCGATGGGGAAAGTTTGATTCAAAGCCACCTACAGGGCTGGTTTCGGGATGAGAGCTTAAGTCAATTGTACCAAGTGCAAGGAAATAGTAGTGCTTTGGCTGCCTTGGTTACTCAACGACAACAAGCGGCAGAGCAAGCCTTGTTACGATTAATCCTGATTGGGGGGATTCCCTTCTTGGGTGGCATTTTGGGGGTAGTGATTTTGGTGGGATTGATCCTTGGGTTGATCTTACACAAAGAGCGATCGCTGCTCGCCGGAACACAAAACGCCCTTTGGGAGACACCGTGGGATGGAGAAATCATCTGGCAAGTCTTAATTGTGGGATTTTTCTTTATTAGTCAGATTCTCTTGCCCGAGTTTCTCCCCCTGATTGTCCAAGGGATTGGTTTAGATCCCCTCAGTTTCGACTTACGGGGCAAAGCCTTCTATGTGTTGACCAGTTATGTTCTGATGATGGTGGGAGGATTAGGGGTTCTTTATCTCTCCCTCAAACCCTTTTTCCCCTTACCCGACGGCTGGTTTAAGGTGAAATGGCTCAGTAATTGGCCTCTGTGGGGTGTGGGGGGGTATTTTGCGGCCATTCCCTTGGTGGTGGTCATTTCCTTGGTGAATCAACAAATTTGGCAAGGACAGGGGGGCAGTAATCCCATTATTTCCCTCGCCCTCCAATCTCAAGATACCCTCGCCCTGCTGATCTTTTTCTCCACCGCTTCCCTCGCGGCGCCCTTGTTTGAAGAAATCATCTTTCGCGGCTTTTTCCTCCCCTCCCTAACGCGCTATATTCCGGTGTGGGGAGCCATTACCTTGAGTAGTTTAGTCTTTGCCATTGCTCACCTAAATATCTCCGAAGTGCTACCTCTGACCGTGTTGGGGATGGTGTTGGGGTTTGTCTATGTGCGATCGCGCAATCTCCTGGCCTCCATCTGTCTCCATAGTCTTTGGAATAGTGGCACTTTGCTGAGTTTATTCTTACTTGGAAATAGTTAA
- a CDS encoding alpha/beta fold hydrolase → MRSPASLSPFPSFLPPEVIQLTEETSIEMAQQIQRIALKTPLCDAPIGTCYTQQGHSNTPLLLLQGFDSSLLEFRRLLPYLAPQQETWTVDLLGFGFCDRPPELPIDTEALKIHLYHFWKTCIQRPMILGGASMGGAAALDFALTYPQAVEKLILLDSAGLAKRPIMGKFLFPPLDRWATDFLRSPKVRESISRKAYYDPRFVTPDANLCAALHLACPRWSEALISFTKSGGYGSFVKFLPQIQQQTLIIWGKNDKILGTKDASIFAQKLPHNQLVWIDQCGHVPHLEQPQTVAEEILNKISEF, encoded by the coding sequence ATGCGATCACCTGCTTCCCTTTCCCCCTTCCCTAGTTTTTTGCCCCCAGAAGTCATTCAACTCACAGAAGAGACTTCCATTGAGATGGCGCAACAAATCCAGCGCATCGCCCTAAAAACCCCCTTGTGTGACGCGCCCATTGGCACCTGTTACACCCAACAAGGTCACTCGAACACCCCCCTCCTCCTCCTACAGGGGTTTGATAGTTCGCTGTTGGAATTTCGTCGCCTCCTGCCTTATCTTGCCCCCCAGCAAGAAACCTGGACTGTGGATCTTTTGGGCTTTGGATTTTGCGATCGCCCCCCAGAACTCCCCATCGACACCGAAGCCTTGAAAATCCACCTGTACCACTTCTGGAAAACCTGCATTCAGCGCCCCATGATCCTAGGAGGGGCATCCATGGGGGGAGCCGCCGCCCTTGATTTTGCCCTCACTTACCCCCAAGCGGTGGAAAAATTAATTCTCCTCGATAGTGCAGGCCTCGCCAAACGCCCCATCATGGGTAAATTTCTTTTCCCCCCCTTAGATCGTTGGGCGACAGACTTTTTGCGCAGCCCCAAAGTCCGAGAAAGCATCAGCCGTAAAGCCTATTATGACCCTCGTTTTGTCACCCCCGATGCGAACCTCTGCGCCGCCTTACATTTAGCCTGTCCCCGTTGGAGTGAGGCCTTAATCTCCTTTACCAAGAGTGGGGGTTATGGTTCTTTTGTCAAGTTTTTGCCCCAAATTCAACAACAAACCCTAATTATTTGGGGAAAAAATGATAAAATCTTAGGCACAAAAGACGCGTCCATTTTTGCTCAAAAACTGCCCCATAATCAATTAGTTTGGATTGATCAATGTGGTCATGTTCCCCATTTAGAACAGCCTCAAACCGTTGCCGAAGAAATTTTGAACAAAATTAGCGAATTTTGA
- a CDS encoding ExbD/TolR family protein: MRLPEEPERPFTINLIPMIDVIFGILAFFVLASLSLTRWDSFPVNLPGATTGTQTGEEVISLTIAADGKMALNGQGVTLGELQATVAALGGERVVLIQGDEFVPHGFVVRVMDELRQVPGVRLAIAVQPENGGQKQSQP, encoded by the coding sequence ATGCGTCTGCCTGAAGAACCGGAACGTCCTTTTACGATTAATTTGATCCCGATGATTGATGTCATTTTCGGGATTTTGGCCTTTTTCGTCTTGGCCTCCCTGTCTCTCACTCGCTGGGATAGTTTCCCGGTGAACTTACCCGGTGCGACAACGGGGACTCAGACAGGGGAGGAGGTGATCTCGTTAACCATTGCGGCCGATGGTAAAATGGCGCTCAATGGTCAAGGGGTGACGTTAGGGGAACTTCAGGCAACGGTTGCCGCGCTGGGGGGGGAAAGGGTGGTGTTAATTCAAGGGGATGAGTTTGTGCCTCATGGTTTTGTGGTGCGGGTGATGGACGAGTTGCGACAGGTGCCGGGGGTGCGTTTGGCGATCGCCGTTCAACCGGAAAATGGAGGCCAAAAACAATCCCAGCCTTGA